From the genome of Duffyella gerundensis, one region includes:
- the tamA gene encoding autotransporter assembly complex protein TamA → MPGFRFYCLCCLLVAPAVEAATVRLQLEGLTGELQKNVRAQLSTIASDEVSSDGRFRARVAEAIKGGLRALGYYEPDIDFESRPAPAAGGRPVLIAHVKAGEPVKIAGSTIIVSGDAHNDSDYKAWVAQGTPKKGTVLNHGAYEKFKNGFTNLALRNGYFDGDFKKSQLGVSVERREAFWDLDYDSGERYRFGDVTYQGSQIREEYLDNLVPFKKGDYYSSRELAELNRRLSATGWFNSVVVAPEFDKGRQSKILPLSAVVSPRTENTIETGVGYSTDVGPRLKATWKKPWVNDRGHSLSASANVSAPEQELAFGYKVPVLKSPLEQYYTFSGGLKRTDLNDTKADTTTLGLARNWDNSSGWQKALNLRWSLDHFTQGNVTNTTMLLYPGASINRTRSRGGLMPTWGDSQRYSVDVSDTTWGSDVDFMILQAQNVWIRTLADKHRFVARGNLGWIETNDFDRVPPDLRFFAGGDRSIRGYKYKNIAPRDEDGKLVGASKLATGSLEYQYNVTGKWWSAVFVDSGEAVDDIKQSNVKTGAGVGVRWSSPVGPIKFDIAKPIGDKESSNLQFYVGLGPEL, encoded by the coding sequence GTGCCAGGATTTCGTTTTTATTGCTTATGTTGCCTGCTGGTGGCACCGGCCGTTGAGGCCGCCACCGTGCGCTTGCAGCTTGAAGGGTTAACCGGGGAATTACAGAAAAACGTCAGGGCACAATTGTCGACCATCGCCAGCGATGAGGTGTCGTCCGATGGCCGTTTTCGCGCGCGCGTTGCGGAGGCGATTAAAGGCGGGCTGCGGGCGCTGGGCTACTACGAGCCGGATATCGATTTTGAATCGCGCCCGGCACCGGCTGCCGGTGGCCGTCCGGTGCTGATTGCGCACGTTAAGGCGGGCGAGCCGGTAAAAATAGCTGGCAGCACCATTATTGTCAGCGGTGATGCGCACAACGACAGCGATTATAAAGCCTGGGTTGCACAGGGCACGCCAAAAAAAGGCACCGTCCTGAATCACGGCGCCTACGAAAAATTCAAAAATGGCTTTACTAACCTGGCGCTGCGTAACGGTTATTTCGACGGTGACTTTAAAAAAAGCCAGCTGGGCGTGTCGGTTGAACGGCGTGAAGCCTTTTGGGATCTCGATTATGACAGCGGCGAGCGTTATCGTTTTGGCGACGTCACCTATCAGGGCTCGCAAATCCGCGAAGAATATCTCGATAACCTGGTGCCGTTTAAAAAGGGCGACTATTACAGCTCGCGTGAACTGGCAGAGCTGAACCGTCGCTTATCGGCCACCGGCTGGTTTAATTCGGTGGTGGTTGCGCCTGAATTTGATAAAGGCCGCCAGAGCAAAATATTGCCGCTCAGCGCCGTGGTCTCACCGCGTACGGAAAATACCATTGAAACCGGCGTTGGCTACTCCACCGACGTGGGGCCGCGGCTGAAAGCGACGTGGAAAAAGCCTTGGGTGAACGATCGTGGGCACAGCCTCAGCGCCAGCGCCAACGTCTCCGCGCCCGAACAGGAGTTGGCCTTCGGCTACAAAGTGCCGGTGTTGAAAAGCCCACTTGAACAGTATTACACCTTTTCCGGTGGCCTGAAGCGCACCGATCTCAACGATACCAAAGCCGATACCACCACGCTGGGCCTGGCGCGTAACTGGGATAACAGCTCCGGCTGGCAAAAAGCGCTGAACCTGCGCTGGAGCCTCGACCACTTTACGCAGGGTAACGTCACCAACACCACCATGCTGCTCTATCCGGGCGCCAGCATTAACCGCACGCGTTCGCGCGGCGGACTGATGCCAACCTGGGGCGATTCGCAGCGCTATTCGGTTGACGTCTCCGATACCACCTGGGGCTCGGACGTTGATTTCATGATTTTGCAGGCGCAGAACGTCTGGATCCGCACGCTGGCGGATAAACACCGCTTTGTAGCGCGCGGTAACCTCGGCTGGATTGAAACCAACGACTTCGATCGCGTGCCGCCCGATTTACGCTTCTTCGCCGGTGGCGATCGCAGCATCCGCGGCTACAAATACAAAAACATCGCGCCACGCGATGAGGACGGCAAGCTGGTGGGGGCTTCCAAGCTGGCCACCGGCTCGCTGGAATATCAGTACAACGTCACCGGAAAATGGTGGAGTGCGGTGTTTGTCGACTCCGGCGAAGCGGTGGACGATATCAAACAGAGCAACGTGAAAACCGGCGCGGGCGTCGGCGTTCGCTGGTCATCCCCGGTGGGACCAATCAAGTTTGATATCGCTAAACCGATTGGCGATAAAGAGTCGAGCAACCTGCAATTTTATGTCGGACTGGGGCCGGAATTATGA
- a CDS encoding hemolysin family protein, whose amino-acid sequence MLNSLLVIVLLIAVSSFFSLSEISLAAARKIKLKLLADDGNINAQRVLKMQETPGMFFTVVQIGLNAVAILGGIVGDAAFSPAFYSLFIRVADHELAEQLSFICSFTVVTSFFILFADLTPKRIGMIAPEAIALRIINPMRFCLFMLRPLVWFFNGMANTIFRLFKIPMVRKDDITSDDIYAVVEAGALAGVLRKQEHELIENVFELESRTVPSSMTSRENIVWFNLHEDETSLKTKIAQHPHSKFLVCNDDIDHIVGYVDSKELLLRVLGNQSMALSSGVQIRAALIVPDTLTLSEALESFKTAGEDFAVIMNEYALVVGIITLNDVMTTLMGDLVGQGLEEQIVARDENSWLVEGGTPIDDVMRVLDIDDFPQSGNYETIGGFMMFMLRKIPKRTDFVKFSGYKFEVVDIDSYRIDQLLVTRIDARPTTLNVLKNEEAE is encoded by the coding sequence ATGTTAAACAGCTTGCTTGTCATTGTGTTGCTGATTGCGGTCAGCTCCTTTTTCTCCTTGTCGGAAATCTCGCTCGCGGCCGCGCGCAAAATTAAACTGAAGCTGCTGGCGGACGACGGCAACATTAACGCGCAACGCGTCCTGAAAATGCAGGAAACGCCAGGTATGTTTTTTACCGTGGTGCAGATTGGCCTGAACGCCGTGGCGATTCTTGGCGGTATCGTCGGCGATGCGGCATTTTCACCGGCGTTCTATTCCTTGTTTATCCGCGTTGCCGATCATGAACTGGCTGAACAGCTCAGCTTTATCTGCTCGTTTACCGTGGTGACCAGCTTCTTTATTCTCTTCGCTGACCTGACGCCTAAACGTATCGGCATGATTGCGCCCGAGGCGATCGCCCTGCGCATTATCAACCCAATGCGTTTCTGCCTGTTTATGTTGCGCCCGCTGGTCTGGTTCTTTAACGGCATGGCGAACACTATTTTCCGCCTGTTTAAAATTCCGATGGTGCGCAAAGACGATATTACTTCCGATGATATTTATGCGGTGGTGGAAGCGGGTGCGCTGGCCGGCGTGCTGCGTAAGCAGGAACATGAGCTGATTGAAAACGTGTTTGAGCTGGAATCGCGCACCGTCCCCTCTTCAATGACCTCGCGTGAGAACATTGTCTGGTTCAACCTGCACGAAGATGAAACCAGCCTGAAAACCAAAATTGCACAGCATCCGCACTCCAAGTTTCTGGTCTGTAATGATGATATCGACCATATCGTCGGCTACGTCGATTCTAAAGAACTGCTGCTGCGCGTGCTGGGCAATCAGAGCATGGCGCTGAGCAGCGGCGTGCAGATTCGCGCGGCGTTGATCGTGCCGGATACGCTGACGCTGTCAGAAGCGCTGGAAAGCTTTAAGACCGCGGGCGAAGATTTCGCAGTGATCATGAATGAATACGCGCTGGTGGTCGGCATCATTACGCTTAACGATGTGATGACCACGCTGATGGGCGATTTGGTCGGCCAGGGGCTGGAAGAGCAGATTGTTGCCCGTGATGAGAACTCATGGCTGGTTGAGGGCGGCACGCCGATTGACGACGTGATGCGCGTGCTGGATATCGACGATTTCCCACAGTCAGGCAATTACGAAACCATCGGCGGCTTCATGATGTTTATGCTGCGTAAAATCCCGAAGCGTACCGACTTCGTGAAGTTTTCTGGCTACAAATTTGAAGTGGTGGATATCGACAGCTACCGCATCGATCAGCTGCTGGTGACGCGCATTGATGCCCGCCCCACTACGCTCAACGTGTTAAAAAACGAAGAAGCGGAATAA